Sequence from the Alphaproteobacteria bacterium SS10 genome:
CCTCGCTTTGACGGCTCTGACATTTCTGTTTCTCCACATATTCAAGGTAGCTCTGGACACTCACTAAGCGGACGCGTCCCAGTCGGATGCCATCAAGCGTCCCGTTATCGAGCATTCGCCGAACGGTTTGAGGATGAACATCCAACAAGCGAGCAACACGCTTAACCGAAAGGAATTCCGGCATCCGTCGAGCTTGCGGTGGTGGAGATGTAGCGGTAGTCTCTGTAAGCAAATAACCAGTCATCTTCTGTCCTCCTTTGGATCAGTTGGTGGATTGGAGTTTGTCGAAGAGTCCGTCTTGGTTTCGCCGCCTGCGGGCTCTTCTTTTTTGTGTAGTTTTAGGTGTTCGATCTCCCGGTACTTTCTTGCTATTTGAGCATCGATCCTTTGTTCAGCCCGGCCTGCTTCAGGGGCCTCTGCCAAATAGTCAAAGAAGTCGGTAGCTTGCTGCGCCTCAGGGCCGGGGATGAACAGGCTCTCATTCTTCTCAGCTCCGGTCAGCGTCATGAACGCAAGCATTCGTTGATCAAAAGCTTCCTGCCTGTCATGGATTTCTTGGGATTGCTCGACTAGCCATTGCTTCAGGTACTTCTCATCATCGTCTAGCTCGTCCGGGTCTTTGGTCAGAATTCGAAGCGCCTCACGTTGTATTTGGTTGTCCTTCAATAATGCTAAGTACTGAGTTTGCATGAAATGAAATTGATATGAGGGTTCGTAGCTGTAATCGATAAATGCTTGTTCAGCGGCCTCTTGGTGCTCTTCTGGAACGCACTTAAGGAGTGTCCAAATGGGGTGGAGGTCCAAGAAGAGACAGAGCATTGCGAGGTTCTGAGACGAGGGATACTGCCCATCTTCTTCTAGTCCGGCGCGCTCATAGCGGATCAGGGTGTTCTCACTAATTCCAATCTTCTGACACAGCGCAACGCGAGAGAGGCCCGCCTTTTCTCTGGCCTCTCTTAGGGCTTTGCCCAGCGCTTCACGCGGCTTTGGTTGGTCTGAAGTCATGATTTAACATACCCAAAAAATGAAGTGGGTACATCAAAAAATGAGATGTTCGTGTGCGGCTGGTGCTTTTGTGTGGAAAAGTGGCCAAAACACCAGCCGCTCGCTTGTCTAGCGTTCATCGAAGATAGGTCCGCCTTCGGTGATCGCGCTCCGCATCCGCATGCGGAGGCCTGATATCAGGTCCTTACCTTCAAACAATTGGACAAAGGGTTTCCCGCTGAGCTGATCATCCAGTGCTTCAAGCTGCTCGTCGGTCATGGTCTCGAGATCAACGCCAAAGAGGGCTGTATCGATGATTCTCTTACCCACTGCATCCAGCTGATGCTTTTGATCATCGGTAGCGTTTTCAAACGCTACTGAGGCAAGTTCTTGCCATTGGCCATCGCTAAGCTTGGCGATGTCTCGTTCAATGGCGAGGTCGATAAGTTCTTCCGGGTCCAAGTATCGAAGGCTGGCCTCGAGATCACCTACCATTGGGCCTAGCTTGCGGCGGTTCCCACTAAACTCACCAACTCGCATTTCATCGATTGCGATGAGTAACCCGGCGGCTCTCGTCTCGTAGAAAATCGATAGGACAGGGTTTCCGCCGCGCTCGTCTTCATAGTCTGCGTCTTGGTGATCGATATGTTCCGGCGCGTCGTCGGTGCCAAAGGCAATGTGATCTGTTGAGCATCCTAGGGCTTCGCAGATAGCGACGAGGCGACTAAGGTTTGGTTCTTGAAGGCCTTGTTCGAACTTCTCGATGATGCGGAGCGTAAGATCGGTTTTCTCAGCTAGATCGTTTCGGCTCAGACCTGCCTGTTCGCGAGCGGCACGAAGCCGTTCGCCAGCGGTCGTTGCTTGATTGAGAGTTGCAGTGTCAGTCATGGATTTACCTTTCGATGATTGCTGGTGGTAATACCCATCCCATCTTCTAAGTCATTGAAATTGCGAGGTGGGTAGGGTTCCCGGTAGCTACCGGGACACGTACCGGGACACGTACCGGGAGGAATGCCCGGTGACGTCTGTGAAGGCGGGGCGAGGTCGAGGAACGGCACTCGCCGGCCTAATTCGAGTGATTGATGCTCGCGCTGAATGACATCGAGGCCCTGGGCTCTTAGGAGGGCGATGACACCCTCAACACCATCGGCCTGATCTGCCTCAACCAGCACGTGAGGGATGATCTGCTGTCGCCTGATATGCTTCCACAGTGCATTGCCAAGCGTGGCGATATGCGTCTCAGGAAGTTCTTTGGAGGCTGCTAACTCTTCGTCGGTGGCCTCTGGGCTGTTATCGTAGCGATGCCGAATATCGCCGCCCCAGGTGAGCTGTCGTGCGCCCTTGAAGGCGTGAGCATACTCTCGAAATAGAGCCTTATCGCGCTTGCTACCGTGGCGATGGCAGTCATCAAGGATCTGCCATGGCGTCCTGCCACCGTTGCCAGCGAGCTTTGTATGGGCCTTGGTGAGCTCAAGGCTTGCACCCCATTTGCCTACATACTCAGCGGCGCCACTGTCTTCGGTCACCCGATCAAAGGTGAACGCATCCGCAGAGCATTGCCCGTAGCCTTTGCGCTCGACACTGCGTGCCCATCGATCAAAGAAATAGAAGCCTAGTTGCTCAGCATCATCCTCGGTCGCGTCTGGATGCATGAACACGAGGATATGAAGGTGAGGGTGCCATCCATCGTGGCCATGGGTGACTTCCATGGCCCGAACATCGCCCAGATAGCCGAATTTGGCTTTGGCCCGCTTCCAGGGGCTGCCTTGCTTCACGAACCGCCATACGTCGCGGACGACATGGCGAAGCTCCTCACAGGTCTGCATGCGATGATGCGGAATGGTAAGGGTCATCATGTAGACGGCCCCACCAGCCTTCCGGTGGCTTTCTAGGACGGCATCGATTTCCTCACGGCGACCCTCGGTGATCTTGGCTGCGCAAACCGGGCAATGCCAAACAGAGCCGCATGTCTCGACGCCTGCAAAATGATGACCGGTATGGGTGGCATGAAGCGTAACTGTCGTGCCTACGGGCTGCTGCCCGCATTTCTTGACCCGTTCCCCTGGAAGTAACGAAGCAGATGTTCGGCGGAGCTGGTGCCGCCTGATCTTGGAGAGTCCTCTGTCACCATTATCCCCAGCCTGTGCATGGGATTGTTGCCGGTTACTGGTTACTAGGGCTGGGGGGGAAACATTATTTGCGTGTATATCAAGATTTGCAGGGGAGCTCATGTAGCTGCACCCCCGTTTTTCCGGAAATGAAAGGTAAGGTCTTGGCCAAAATCAAAGAGTTCGTTTGTGAAATACTCGAAGAGATTTCTGAGGCTGTTCTTGAGTTCAATGATCAGCAAAACGAGCGAGATCAAGGTCGGCGCTCTCACATCCCACTTGCCTCTCCCGAAGGCATGAGGGGGCTGGATGCTGGCGAAACAAGCCATACAAAGGTTGGGAAATGGCAAAGGCTGGTCTTGCCCGTGCGCTTCGATCTGGCACTTGAGATCGGCGAAGATGGCAAAGCGGAGATTGCGGTAGAGGGCAGCTTTATGGGCTTCCTCTCTTCCAGAGGAACGGGCTCTTTGGGACGTTCGTCTGCGCGGATCAGCCGTGCCAATTTTGAGATACCTTTGCTCCTGCCTACCAACATCAGAGGAAGCGACTAGAGCTTTCCTGCTCACCAGCCTCAGGGGGACGACTGCCCCCTGAGCCATTGGCAAGGCTCTGGGCGATGCCATCCTGTCAAACCCCTCCCGCACCACTACCGACCTGCGGTCGGTACCGGGTCGGGGTGTTGACAGGCTGTCTGCGGTGCTCTCCGGTAGGGCGTGTGCAGGCGATTGGTAGGTCATTGGCGAGCCTCCCCATCGGTACCGGGAAGGCTACCGGCCAGCTCCTTTGCGAGCTTTGCGACCTTTGCTTTTGAGATGTTTAGCCGTTCTGCAATTGATGCATCGGTAAGCCCCTCAGCCTTCAGTCGCTTGATTGACTGGATGCGTCGCCGCTTGATGTAGCGCTGCACGTGCTCGCGCCGGTGACGCATTTTGAATTCTGCGATTTCGGCAGTGATGCCATGTGGCTCACCTATGGCCTTTAGCGTTGCATGACGCGTGTCTGCCTTATGTTCGCCACGGCGGAAGGATCGATAGACTTGAATACTGATTGGATCGCGGGCGAGCTCATCTTTGATGCCGCTAGCCGCAACCGTTCCGCCCGCCCTCGGGGCGGCCGGGGTCTTTTCTTTAGGTTTGGAGGGGAGCCTGTCGGCCTTGGTGGCCTCCGGTGGTGCTCCCTGACCAACCAGCGGTGCCGGTGGTGAGGTAGGCTGGTGAGCGACACCGCGCGAGGTGCGAAGCATCGCAATAAAGTCTCGATGTTTCGCGAGCACCTTATTGACGGTGCTGGCCGAGACTGGTGGCTCGAGTTTCTTACCGATCTGTGCGTTGGTGTAGCCCAGAAAATAGAAGCGAATGATCTTTTCATCGCGCTCCCGTATCGCGGCCTTGCGCTGCTTCTTGCGATAGCTGGTCAGGATGGCCTGAAGGCTGCTGACCGGCGTGCTGAAGTTGCTGGCGAAGGTTGTGATAACTTCAGCCTCGGTAACCCCGCCGCTACCTGTTAAGCGCTTGATCTCGGCATCGAGTTCGGCAGCCAAGCGATGCCATTCATCAGTACGATCTTGAGCATCAGCATCTTGATACTGCTCTAGCCGTTTTCGGCGCTCATCGTTGCGTTTGACCAACTCAACCGCTTCGACGATTGCCTTGACCAAATCCATGCCCTGATCAGCAATGAGTTCGGCAACCTCGAAGGGTAACTCGAGGGTGACGCTGACCGTCTCTGGATTGATCGAAATTCGCTTATCCATGGGCGGCCTCCATCTCGAGAGGCTGGCCAATTGAATTTCCCGGACATGTCCGGGTTATTAATGGGTGTAGAGTGTGAAGCGCCCGCAAATGCGGGAATTGGCGGATAGGCTGTACAGGGCCAAGTGGTTGATGTTGTTTGTTACCCGCTCGTTGACATCGTAGGGGTCACTGGTTCATTCCCAGTCGCGCCCACCATTTTTTTCTAGAAATGCTATCTGTTCAGTGGGTTGCCTTGTCCGCTCGCTCAATCGCGCCTGCGCAGCATGAATGCGGTTAGATCGCTGATCGTCTCGACCTGATTGGTTGTGCAGCCAGCTTGGCTGCAGTGTTGATGGTGAAGCGTTAACCGGGTGTCCGATGCCTGTTTGGCATATACGGCGTAGCTGAAGAGCGTGTCAGCGGCGTTCCAACCCGGCATGCGGGATGCGAACAGATGTTTCATCGCCTTGTTGTCTAGATGGGCCCAGCCACCAGCGGGCAGCCACCTTGGATCCCTTGGTCCCTCACCATCGATATCCCTGGCTGGGAAGAAGCCTTGGCTAGCGACGGTCGTTAGGGTCTTTGATAAAGGCCCGCTGGCTTGCAGGCGGTTTTGATGACCAGCTGATGCGAGGCCCAGGATTGAAATGCCGGCATGGCTTACATCCTCAAACCGGTTTGAGGTGCGCGCGGGCCAATATCGCCATAGCTGATGGCCTTCTTCTACCTCATGGCTGCTTAGGAAGCTGGTCACGAGCTTATTGGCATCTCCCGTCCAGCTGCTTTGATCAAACATCTGCCCGGCTTGGGCGAGGAAACCTGCCATCGCCATCTGCCAGTTCCAGGGGGCAACCTCCCCGGCAAAGCGGAACGGAATATTGGCCGGGATCAAATACAGCCCGGTATCGGCATCAACCTGGGCGCTAAAGAAGCGAATGATGCTGCGTGCGGATTGCTCTAGCCGTCCCATTAGGGCTGGGTCACAGTATTCCTCAATACCACCGCACGCTTCGATCAATGCCATGCCGATCATGCCCAGATTGACCGCATGGGCGATGGGGGTGCGTTGGTTACTTGAATAGATGCGGGTTGCCCAGCCATGCGCCGGTAGGCCGTGATCTGCGGTGATCTGCAGCTGGTGATTGGTCTGGCCCAGGATCCGGTCGATAGCCTGGGCTTCTAACAGGGCAAAGACTTCATCGCCCGTCTTTTGATACAGCAAGGCAAGTGCACGAAGGCGGTAGCTCTGAGACCAGCTGAGGGTGCCAGCCTCATCAGAGGCAAGCGCCCTCGGTTCGCCAAGCTGCCCCATGGTTAGGCCAGCCAGGGCATGGAACATTGCCCTCGTCTCCGGCGAGCCTTCTAGCTTCAGTGCCCTCACGCCAGGCTGGTCTTTGGGGCCGCTGCCCCAGATGAAGACATCCTCACTGCCCGTAATGAACTGAGGTTTAGCATTTGGCTGCAATGGCAGTGAGATCAGTTGTGGTTTGTCCGTATGGTTGCAGTAGGCCTCAGCGAAGAGGGTGTTCTGGCGGATGCGGATGGTACCAGTGGCACAATCCACCAAGCGCCATTGATGGGTTGCTGAGGGCGCCACACGACCATCGTTACCAACGGCGTAGAGTTCGATCAGGGTCTCAAGCTCTTTGCTTCGCCATCGGCTGGTAATCAGGCGGTTTGCGTTGAACTCAATAATCGAAACCTGGGTGCCGTAGGGTAGGGAGATGACGGTATCACCATCCTGAACGATGTCAGTGGTGTCACCCCGGGTCTTCGTGGTTCGCACATAGGCATATGAACCATCACGGCGAAGGCGAAAGCTGCCGATACGGGACACGTCATTGGTATCCGCACCATCGATTAGAATCTGATCATTGATTGTAATTGTTGGTCTGAAGTCCCCTGCACGCCACTCGATTATGGCTTGGTGCTTGGGGCGATTGATCACCGCCTCAAGTCCCGGGCGGCTGATCCGATGTTTAGTGATGAGGCCGGTGACCAAATCAACCTCTGCACCGGTGTGTTGAGAGATCAGAGTCTGGGCAGAAGCGGGTGGTGCCGCGGTGATGAACACCGCGGCAACCACACTGGCTAGGATGAACCTGGCTGGGGGCATGCCGGTTCTTCCTAGAAGTTGAAGTAGATGAATTCAGTCAGATCACCGATCCGGTACATCTGAATGATCGAGATCACCGCGATGGTTGCGATGGCAAGGGACCAGGCCGGGGTCGGCTGCCAAAGCTTAGGCGCCTGGCCAAGCTTGATCCGCAGCTCCCGTGCCACATCGATCACGGGGCGATAGCGGGCGGTTAGCTCGATTGAGTTGGGCATCCACACTGCGATGATTGCCAGCGCCAGGAACTGCAGCCAGATCCATGCTGAACCATTGGTCAGCCCTTCCCACAGTGTTGGCTCCAACGCGGTTGAGAGGCCGGTCATGCCATGCAGGATGGCGATGGCGGCATCGAAGCTCTCTGCCCGGAAGAAGACCCAGGCAATGATCACCGCGATCATCGTGACGCCCCAGCTGGCACAGATCTTCACCGGGGCCGGGATGATTTGGGCCAGGCGGGTATCTTTCATCACGGCTGACCAAGCGTGATTGATGGTCAGGTACAGGCCGTGTAGCAGACCCCAAACCACGAAGGTCCAAGCGGCACCATGCCATAGGCCACCCAGCAGCATGGTGAGCATCAGGTTGAGATAGCGCCGTTGCTTGCTGCACTGATTGCCGCCCAGCGGGATGTATAGGTAATCACGCAGGAAGCGAGACAGGGTGATGTGCCAGCGACGCCAGAAATCAACGATGCTGCGCGCCTTGTAGGGCGAGTTGAAGTTGATCGGCAGTCGAATGCCAAACAACCGCGCCAGGCCGAGCGCCATATCGCAATAGCCAGAGAAGTCGAAATAGATCTGGAAGGTGTAGGCAAGAGCGCCAATCCAGGCCGCCTCAAGCGGTATGCCATGGGCATCACCGGCGGCCCCAAAAACCAGGTTCGCATAGGGGGCCATGCTGTCAGCCAGCACGATCTTCTTGAATAGGCCAATGGCCAAGAGCGTACCGCCAACGGCCAGGTTGGTGCTCAACTTGCCCTGGAACACCTTCAGCTTGAACTGCGGCAACGTATCCTTCTGGAGGACAATCGGGCCGGCGATCAGCTGCGGGAAAAACACCACGAACAGGGCATAGCGGGCGAAGTCACAATTGGTCACCTGGCCCTTATAGGTATCGCAGAGGAAGGAGATCTGCTGGAAGGTGAAGAACGAGATCGCCAGCGGTAGCACGATGTTTAACAGGGCCAGATCATGGCCACTGATCGCGTTGTAGTTCTGAATGAAGAAGTTGGCGTATTTGAAGTAAGCCAGTGCCGCCAGGTTCAGCACGATGCCGATCGTCAGCACCGCCTTATCTTTCGATATCGATAGGAACCGGTGCAGCAAGTAGTTCACCACCACCGAGCCAATCAGAAGCAGCAGGTACGGCACGCTCCACCAGGCGTAGAAGGCGATGGAAGCGCCAACCAACCACCAGATGATTGCAGCCTCATGACCCCGCCAGCGCAGGAACAGAAAACCTGCCAGTACCGGTGGTAGGAACAGATAGATGAATTCTAATGAACTGAAGACCATGATCCCCTCCTAGAGCATCAATTGGTTGGTGACTGTTTAGTCTGTTGCAGCCGCGACTTCCGTGACGGTCAGCGCGGCGTGCTGGGTGTCGAGTTGTTTGAGTAAGGCGCGCGCACCCTGGTGCCGTTGGGCGGCCCCCCGTTCGGCGAGCTCTCTCGCCCTGGCGAGGTCGCGTGGGACAAGATCCCCTTTGAAGTGCAGGCGTCCCAGCTCAGCCATGGAGCCGGGATGGCCCACCTCAACCCCATCTTCCAACAGGGCGACGGCATCTGGCCGCTCCAGGCCAAAGCGCTCTTTAAGGTGCAAGCGGGCGAGGTCGGTCATGGCGCCGCCATGGCTGAGGGCGATTGCTTGGTTCAGCCAATCGATCCCTTCCTGCGCTGCCTCGGTTGATTTGGCATTGCGGGTCAACATGAGGCCCAGCTCATGCATCGCGCCGGCATCGCCGAGCTCGGCTGAGCGGACAAACCACCGTTGGGCCTGATCAAGGTCGGGATCTTGGAATTCACCCCTCAGATAGAGGCGGCCAAGGGTCTTCGCCGCACTGGCGGAGCCGCTATTTGCCTTGCTGATGAGGCCGTCTCTCGCTCTTGCAAACCAGTACTGGGCCATGCGGGGGTTCTGTGCGAAGCCGCTACCACCCTCATTTAGCAGGCGGGCCAATTGTATGGTGGCGGTTGGATAGCCAAAGATGGCGGCCTGCTCGTAGTGACCGCTGGCCGCTTCATAGCTAACGGCAACGCCGAGGCCACGCTCGTAGTGTTTGGCGAGCTGCACATGCGCTTTGTCATGGCCGAACTCCAGGCTCTTCAAGAACCATTGGAAGGCCATGGTCATGCAACCTGGGCCGGTGGCCCGTTGGTATAGCCGCCCAAGCTCATAAGCCGCCGCCCCGCGCTCCGCAAAGTCGTAAGAAACGGCGCGTTTGAAGGCCTCTTTGGCCGCGTGTGGGTCCGGATCAACGCCATGTCCTGATTTGAGCGCCCGGCCGAGATGGTAAAGCGCTGTCGGGTGCCCTTCGGCTGCTAGGCTACGAATGATCTCGTAGGCCTCTTCCCATTGCTTAAGCTTCTGTAACGCTCGGGCGTGTTTCAGCTGCTCAAGAACCCGTGCATCAACGCGTTGGGTTGGCTCGACCGTTGTCATGAGCGCTGCGGCTGGTGGTTCTGCCATCATGAGGGCGGAAACCAGGGCGGCGCCTGCCAGGGTGCCAAAGGCGGTCTTCACCGTTCGGGTATTCGTCTTGCGTAACATCACTGGACCCCCTTCCAGATGCGGCAGCCTTTGCCAGTGCTTAGGCTGATGCCGTCTTGTTGAATGGTGTTGGTGGTTGATGCGGGATCGAGCGGGCATTCCACCGTGTCGCTGAAGTTGCGGGTGGCACGCTGCACATGCGGCGCCTCAACGGTCATCCGGGCCAGCTGCGCGACAATCTCGCGGGCTGCATTGGCGTCGAAGTGATAAGCGTCAGTGAACCGATCCAGATCGCGTGTGAAAGCGCTGTCGAAATCGAAGTCGACCACCGGTGCCAGTTCAGCGAGCCGGAGGCGGAAATCGTTATTGGCACGCGCCATGCCGAAATCATTCAGCCGTTGCTGCATCTCGGTAATGGTTGGCGGGATGACGAAGACCAGCTGGACGTCGTTCTGTCGGGTCCAGTCCGCGATCTCGACGATCTTTGACCATAGGCGATCGGAGAATTGGAACCGACGCCAATCGGCAGCCCCGTTGGTGCCCACTTGCTTGGCGAAGCGACTGGGCAGATCACGCTCAATCTCCTCAATCTGCCAGATGGCGGACCAATGACCGAGGCCGCGCCCAAGACCCAAATTCGGCCCCTTGGAATGATCGCCGATGATCAGCGACATGCGTTGGGCAATGGCCCGCTGGTCGACTTCACAGTCTTTGCAATTTTCGGGGTCGAGCAGAACTTCCAGCGTAACAGGCTCTTCGCCAAGCTTAATGGCTGTCGTCTGGCTGTCTGTGGCAGCTGCATGGGCTGTTGAGGTAAGCGATGGCAGGTTGGCATGAAGCTCCTCGCCATAACGGTCTTCGAGGTTCTTAATGGCCGTCTTTAGGACGAACCAACTCGTGTAGTACTCGAACGGGCTATCGGCGATACGGATCGCCTCAGGTACCCGGTTGAGCCCACCCTTATGCCGCTCATCAAAGCTGCGTAGGGGGAGGCTGACCACAAGGGTTTCAAGGTCGGTGCGGTCCTGCAGGTATTTGAAGGTGTCATAGATCTCAAAGATCGTGGCACCGCCATAGGCGAAGTTGTAGACGCCCTCGACACCAACCTCATTCCAGTATTTGTCCTGCAATGCACGGGCACGGCTGTCGCCTAGAACGATGAACTGATCCTGACGCCGTGGATACTCAATCATCTTCCACAGCGGATAATGGGCGCGGAGGCTGATTTCCTCCCGGTCCAAGCCAAGGTCGAACTGATTGTTCATCCGGAATGGATCAACGATCCAGTTGGCCAAGGCCGGGCCGAAGCCGAGTACCAAAGCCAGGATCAAAGCGGGTAGATAACGCCGTGGGCGATTTTGTTTAAGCATTGTTGGAACCTCCGATTGCCTAAGAAGTGGCAAGGACGATGCCAACGGGTTGGTGTTTTTTATTTCAGCAAAAACAAATGGTTATGGTTTTTTGTTGCTTTTGCGATCTGCAAAGGTTTGCGATTTGCAAAATGCCGTCACCACAAGATTCGCAGCATAAAAAAGGGGCGGGACCAAAGCCCCGCCCGTTCAAGTGTTGGTTGGTTTAGTTAGACGATGAAGATGCCTGCATCGAAGAGTGAGGTTGCATCCTCACCATCGATACCTTGCAGGATGACAAGATCGGTCAGGCCATCACCGGTCCCGCCTTTGCGGACCGAGATCAGGGCGCCATCATCCGTATCCTCGACATTGAGGCGGGCGATGATCTCATCATCAGTCTCTGCGTTCTTCATCACATGACGAAGATCGATGGCATCATCGTTAAGATCGAAGTCGGTGATGATGTCGGCATCGCCATCAATGTCATAGCTACGCCATTCGAAGATATCGTCACCCGACCCACCGGTCAGTGTATCCTCGCCACCAAGTGAGCGGATGCGATCATCACCGCCGCCAGCAATCAGCTCATTCGCTTCTTTGCTGCCCTTGATGCTGTCATCACCATCACCGCTGATCGCGTTCTGGATATACTTCAGGTAGTCATTGCCGATCTCAAGCCCGTGTGCCTTCTTATTGTGCAGTAGGATTCTGAGATCATTGTCGTAGTCGGAGTAATCGACCGTGTTGACGCCCCGACCACCATGGAAGGAGTCATCACCGGCATCGGCAATGAAGGTATCATCACCATGGCCACCCTGTAGGTCGTCATCACCATGACCACCAGACAGCGTATCCTCACCGGCACCACCCTTTAGTGTGTCATCGCCATAACCACCGATTAGGTAGTCATCGCCAGACCCACCGATGACCAGGTCATCATGGTTACCACCGTCGAGCGTGTCCTGGCCATGGCCACCAATGATGGTGTCATCCTGGCTATCGCCATTGATGACATCGTCACCGCTGTTACCGCCAAGGCTATCACGCCCCTGACCACCGGATAGGTTGTCATTACCCGAGTTGCCAAAGACGGTATCGTCGCCTGACTCCCCGACCGCCTGGTCATCACCAGAGCCACCATGCAGGGCATCATTGCCGTTATCGCCTTCAAGCTTGTCGTTGCCGGACCGGCCATGCAGTTCGTCAGCGCCATTACCGCCATAGAGGTGATCATTATCGGATGGCGGGATGATTACGACGTCATCGTCACCGTCGCCATCACCTGTATCCGGATCCTCATCGTCATTCCCGGTTTGGTAATGGGCATTCAGAACCTGGGCATTAACGGTGCCGATATCGACCGTGAAAACACTGTCATCAAAGTCGCGATCGCCGCCATTGTAGAGATCCTCAAACCCAATGGTCAGCGTGCCAGCATCAGGCTTCAAGATGCCCGCCGTATGCAGCAAACCATCCGCGTTTAGCTGTTGATGCTCACCGAATGCCGCCGTGTGGTACTTGTCCACACGGATTTCGGTTTCGGTGCCATCCTCGGCCACGTGGATCAGATCGGGGTTGATGCTGTTCAGGGTGGCAATCTCACCATCCGCATCACGAAACTCGAGAGCGCCAGCCTCTAGATCAACATCGTTGTATCGACCGTTGAGATTGTAACCATTGGAAACGATGAAGAAGGATATTTGGTCACCAGCTTCCACGTCCAAGTACTCTCTCGAAACCCCCTGAACCAAATCACCGCCTGAATATCTCAGCGATGCATTTGGCCAAATGATCTCAACATCCGTAATGGTCTCATCCTCCTGCACCTTGTAGGTGCCGAAGGTGTTTTTGTACCCGGCTGTTTCACCCTCAAAGATAACAGAGACATCGTAGTCATCGGTGATCTCGACAGATTCAACATCGACGATGTTGGGGCCGCCGGAGCCGAAGACGATATCGTTGCCGTTATTACCTCTTAGGGTGTCATCCCCGGTACCGCCCCAGATCTCGTCATTCCCGTTTTGGCCGGTGATAGAGTCATCGCCAGCCCGTCCGGACATAACGTCTGAGGTATTCTTACCAGTAATATTATCATCCTCATTGGTGCCCACGATGGGGCGACTTGCAATCAAGCTAGGCATGATTTGGTCCTCCTAGATTTGCCAAACGGACCACACAGCCCCTCGTCTGTGTGGTCTCGCTTAGGCAGGGGG
This genomic interval carries:
- a CDS encoding DUF4114 domain-containing protein codes for the protein MVGTNEDDNITGKNTSDVMSGRAGDDSITGQNGNDEIWGGTGDDTLRGNNGNDIVFGSGGPNIVDVESVEITDDYDVSVIFEGETAGYKNTFGTYKVQEDETITDVEIIWPNASLRYSGGDLVQGVSREYLDVEAGDQISFFIVSNGYNLNGRYNDVDLEAGALEFRDADGEIATLNSINPDLIHVAEDGTETEIRVDKYHTAAFGEHQQLNADGLLHTAGILKPDAGTLTIGFEDLYNGGDRDFDDSVFTVDIGTVNAQVLNAHYQTGNDDEDPDTGDGDGDDDVVIIPPSDNDHLYGGNGADELHGRSGNDKLEGDNGNDALHGGSGDDQAVGESGDDTVFGNSGNDNLSGGQGRDSLGGNSGDDVINGDSQDDTIIGGHGQDTLDGGNHDDLVIGGSGDDYLIGGYGDDTLKGGAGEDTLSGGHGDDDLQGGHGDDTFIADAGDDSFHGGRGVNTVDYSDYDNDLRILLHNKKAHGLEIGNDYLKYIQNAISGDGDDSIKGSKEANELIAGGGDDRIRSLGGEDTLTGGSGDDIFEWRSYDIDGDADIITDFDLNDDAIDLRHVMKNAETDDEIIARLNVEDTDDGALISVRKGGTGDGLTDLVILQGIDGEDATSLFDAGIFIV